From one Ctenopharyngodon idella isolate HZGC_01 chromosome 15, HZGC01, whole genome shotgun sequence genomic stretch:
- the sytl2b gene encoding synaptotagmin-like protein 2 isoform X1 gives MPKTSPEISWKDRDKNTQRRPSRTSEDSDSQPLARSFIPRDYQHYLGITEDRSMYTPPPVTEQVDNFICTSFTSSPETNHSYKCSPVKTSTPLQGSPDLQTRRGSLGRHSTTQTDGNATKGNSNRENESPIQKALRRASSRPVYHKSMEDISILPRQDQKLKQTNDYMEGDYDVVQTSFATSDPEHLKQLSKSVPSFLQKESDEGESDSESSSRSSVPQWNNRQFTNLSNYSGSTSLSSVSGSVASVYNSDYSSVDVQGSIQFSLNYVHKLREFHIFVVQCQNLAAVDTKRNRSDPYVKSYLIPDSANLGKRKTAVKKKTLNPTYTEILRYRVRLEYLMSQVLNLSAWHNDTFGRNCFLGEIELDLSSWDFTDTEMKLLPLKPRNLFSQTTNSLQPSDLRGQMRLAIRFLPQISHSKNIPGSGEVHIWVKDCKNLPLIRSPTIDPYVKCFVLPDTSKKSRQKTRVLKRTTNPIFNHTMVYDGFRAEDLKEACVELTVWDRDRLANHSLGGLRLGMGTGKSYGVQVDWMDSTAEEVALWRRMMESPNEWVEGLLPLRIVTAAKNTWK, from the exons ATGCCAAAAACATCCCCAGAAATCTCTTGGAAAGACAGAGACAAAAATACTCAGAGAAGACCATCACGTACCTCAGAGGATTCCGACTCTCAACCTCTTGCTAGATCTTTCATTCCACGGGACTACCAACATTACCTTGGGATTACAGAAGACAGAAGTATGTACACTCCACCTCCAGTTACAGAGCAGGTTGATAATTTTATCTGCACTTCATTTACGTCATCTCCAGAGACAAACCACAGCTATAAGTGTTCCCCAGTGAAAACCAGTACTCCACTACAGGGTTCCCCCGACCTCCAAACCAGGAGAGGGAGCCTGGGACGCCACTCAACCACACAAACTGATGGAAATGCCACTAAGGGGAATTCAAACC GTGAAAACGAGAGTCCCATTCAGAAAGCTTTGAGACGAGCTTCATCTAGACCGGTGTACCATAAGAGCATGGAAGACATCAGCATTCTTCCTA GACAAGACCAaaaactcaaacaaacaaatgactacATGGAGGGCGACTATGATG TTGTCCAGACTTCCTTTGCAACCTCAGACCCAGAGCACCTGAAGCAACTCAGCAAATCAGTGCCCTCATTCCTACAAAAAGAA AGTGATGAAGGAGAGAGTGACTCGGAGAGCAGTTCCCGCAGCAGTGTACCACAGTGGAATAACAGACAATTTACTAACCTCAGCAACTACTCTGGCTCCACCTCTCTGTCATCT GTTAGCGGCAGTGTTGCAAGTGTGTACAATAGTGACTACAGCAGTGTTGACGTTCAAGGGAGCATCCAGTTTTCACTAAACTATGTGCACAAGTTGCGGGAGTTCCACATCTTTGTTGTTCAGTGCCAGAATCTGGCAGCAGTGGACACGAAGAGGAATCGATCTGACCC GTATGTTAAGAGCTACCTTATACCTGATTCTGCCAATTTGGGAAAAAGAAAGACCGCCGTGAAGAAGAAAACACTGAATCCTACATACACCGAGATTCTTAGG TACAGAGTCCGACTGGAGTACCTGATGTCCCAGGTTCTCAACCTTTCAGCATGGCACAATGACACATTTGGTCGTAACTGCTTTCTGGGTGAAATAGAGCTTGACCTTTCCTCATGGGATTTTACTGACACAGAGATGAAACTTTTGCCTCTTAAACCAAGG AATCTCTTCTCACAGACCACAAACAGCCTCCAGCCATCTGACTTAAGAGGACAGATGAGACTGGCCATACGTTTCCTGCCTCAGATCTCCCACT CAAAGAACATTCCTGGCTCTGGTGAAGTGCATATCTGGGTCAAAGACTGCAAGAATCTCCCTCTTATCAGAAGTCCAACTATTGACCCATATGTAAAATG CTTTGTACTCCCTGACACCAGCAAAAAGAGCCGTCAGAAGACTCGGGTGCTGAAGAGAACAACCAACCCCATATTTAATCACACTATGGTGTATGATGGCTTCAGGGCAGAGGACCTAAAAGAGGCTTGTGTGGAGCTTACTGTTTGGGACCGGGACCGTCTGGCCAATCACTCGCTTGGAGGCCTGAGACTCGGCATGGGCACAG GTAAGAGTTATGGAGTACAAGTGGACTGGATGGACTCTACAGCAGAGGAGGTTGCTTTATGGAGGAGAATGATGGAATCTCCTAATGAATGGGTGGAAGGCTTGTTACCACTGAGGATTGTAACAGCAGCCAAAAACACATGGAAATGA
- the sytl2b gene encoding synaptotagmin-like protein 2 isoform X2, whose amino-acid sequence MIDLSHLSEEEQEMIMTVLKRDAELKKAEEERIKQLQKVVPEEDKRKYLSGEWFYEVKSQRHQDKIHGSDIIIASMKQRKPSVVEYLTKSWGGRSRSISRKDSDGNMTSPKKTQTTESSEQLKERENGDTLEVQQENLNIGMRSPSKPRHNPFNSVPVELDFEETDIHFTSGPGLRKSLDRGSDSQG is encoded by the exons ATGATAGACCTGAGCCATCTGAGTGAGGAGGAGCAGGAGATGATCATGACTGTTTTAAAGAGGGATGCTGAGTTGAAGAAAGCCGAGGAGGAACGAATCAA ACAGCTGCAGAAAGTCGTCCCAGAGGAAGACAAACGCAAGTATTTGTCAGGAGAATGGTTCTACGAGGTGAAGTCTCAGAGACACCAGGACAAGATTCATGGCTCTGATATCATAATAGCATCAATGAAGCAAAGGAAACCATCAGTTGTTG AGTATTTAACCAAGTCATGGGGCGGCAGATCCAGAAGCATCAGCAGAAAGGATAGTGATGGCAACATGACATCacccaaaaaaacacaaactacTGAGTCCTCAGAGCAGCTAAAGGAGAG gGAAAATGGTGACACATTAGAGGTCCAGCAAGAAAACCTAAACATAGGCATGAGATCGCCATCCAAG CCAAGACACAACCCATTCAACAGTGTTCCAGTAGAGCTTGACTTTGAGGAGACTGATATCCACTTTACATCAGGACCTGGACTCAGGAAATCATTAGACAGGGGCTCTGATTCACAAGGTTGA
- the si:dkey-4p15.5 gene encoding zona pellucida-like domain-containing protein 1: MIKLLQLLCLAGVLLQCEGQGLQTCLVHPTYRPAENADITVTCGTDQMFLKVLLCPMYFGGYNESLMALNAKFNIPACRGVADWTVNPPVLLFNFSISQEVLTLCGNNMNITSQVGSGVFSEFSQIQSVNVSGLINSWDPSISTITYRQQLMYQFSCLYPLQYLVNNTELSVSGVSLAVKDNNGTFISTLSMGLFSTVDYSTKLQIPGSGLQLKTRIYVKVKATNLTNKFNVLLDRCYATTSPYPVSSTSYDLFVGCTRDAQTKIDTNGISQEAHFSFEAFRFVEHKNLTISTFYLHCVTRLCENSTCATLLPKCVRKREVKSPEYNASDVTTVSSGPIMTRVDNANGGPVISRYTSSASIPQLTYAGIATGLLSFFLLDWLSTSGLA, from the exons ATGATCAAGCTGCTCCAGTTATTGTGTCTTGCTGGCGTCCTTCTACAGTGTGAAGGTCAAGGTCTCCAAACATGCCTTGTTCACCCTACGTACAGACCGGCAG AAAACGCCGATATAACAGTGACGTGTGGAACCGAtcagatgtttttaaaagttctCCTGTGTCCAATGTATTTTGGGGGATACAACGAATCTCTAATGGCCCTCAATGCTAAGTTTAACATCCCAGCCTGCCGTGGAGTAGCAGACTGGACCGTCAATCCTCCCGTCTTGCTGTTTAACTTCTCAATCTCTCAGGAGGTGCTCACTCTTTGTGGCAACAATATGAAC ATTACAAGTCAAGTGGGCTCAGGAGTATTCTCAGAGTTCTCCCAAATCCAGTCCGTTAATGTCTCCGGATTAATCAATTCCTGGGATCCCAGCATTAGCACAATCACTTACAGGCAACAACTGATGTACCAGTTTTCATGTCTGTATCCACTACAGTATTTAGTCAACAACACCGAGCTCAGCGT GTCAGGAGTGAGTCTAGCTGTGAAGGACAACAATGGCACCTTCATCAGTACTCTAAGCATGGGTCTTTTCAGT ACTGTCGACTATAGTACCAAATTACAGATACCAGGATCTGGGCTGCAGTTGAAAACTCGCATATATGTAAAGGTCAAGGCAACAAATCTCACAAACAA GTTCAATGTGTTGCTGGATCGTTGCTATGCCACAACCAGCCCATATCCAGTCAGCAGCACCTCCTATGATCTTTTTGTTGG GTGTACTCGTGATGCCCAGACAAAGATCGACACGAATGGGATATCCCAGGAAGCTCACTTCTCCTTTGAGGCTTTCCGCTTTGTGGAACATAAGAATCTGACCATCTCCACTTTCTACCTGCATTGTGTTACCCGCCTCTGTGAGAACTCCACTTGTGCCACCTTGCTTCCG aaATGTGTAAGGAAGAGAGAAGTCAAATCTCCAGAGTACAACGCCAGTGATGTAACCACTGTCTCCTCAGGACCAATCATGACCAGAGTTGACAACGCCAACG GTGGCCCTGTGATCAGTAGAT ATACCTCTTCAGCATCCATCCCTCAACTGACGTATGCTGGCATAGCCACTGGCTTGCTGAGCTTCTTTCTATTGGACTGGTTGTCTACATCAGGACTTGCATGA